Proteins from one Parasteatoda tepidariorum isolate YZ-2023 chromosome 4, CAS_Ptep_4.0, whole genome shotgun sequence genomic window:
- the LOC107446383 gene encoding clarin-3 — translation MRADLTKRVITFCTFFICCGCLALISASLATQKWIVAKPVKVGLPPSISNATAGDHTKFRGDLHFGLFEGSKTLNHGFGDRKTHIWVQQEMGKNPQLFIFSLWLLTIMSLALAMLFALVSAVFAVINTVVTPVEVITGIAGLYLWNGLGALFSAASVLTWVGQYYARLKQNVMTKEEIEQQWKSEDLAWFGFSFWFAVVSCVLFFLNIVLTSLAVRQPWEKRKPKLNMSKNPEGVIMLY, via the exons ATGCGAGCTGATTTAACGAAACGTGTTATtactttttgtactttttttatttgttgtggCTGTTTAGCTTTAATATCTGCATCACTTGCTACACAAAAATGGATTGTGGCTAAACCTGTGAAAGTTGGGTTACCTCCAAGTATTAGCAATGCAACTGCTGGTGATCATACGAAATTTCGTGGGGATTTACATTTTGGATTGTTTGAAGGTTCCAAAACACTGAATCATGGATTTGGTGACAGAAAAACCCATATATGGG TTCAACAGGAAATGGGCAAGAATCCTCaacttttcattttcagtttgTGGCTGTTAACTATAATGAGTTTGGCACTTGCTATGCTGTTTGCATTAGTAAGTGCCGTGTTTGCTGTCATCAATACTGTTGTAACTCCTGTTGAAGTCATCACAGGTATAGCTGGTCTATATCTTTGGAATGGTCTTGGAG catTATTTTCTGCTGCCAGTGTCCTAACTTGGGTTGGTCAGTATTATGCAAGGTTAAAGCAGAATGTCATGACGAAAGAGGAAATCGAACAACAATGGAAATCTGAAGATTTAGCTTGGTTTGGTTTTAGTTTTTGGTTTGCTGTAGTATCCtgtgttttgttctttttaaatatagttctcACGAGTTTAGCAGTCAGGCAGCCGTGggagaaaagaaaaccaaaactCAACATGAGCAAAAACCCTGAGGGTGTTATTATGTTATACTAA